The Acinonyx jubatus isolate Ajub_Pintada_27869175 chromosome A2, VMU_Ajub_asm_v1.0, whole genome shotgun sequence genomic sequence tttgcttattatttataatttgtaatatttcaATGTATTGTGTTAACAGGAAATGAGTTTGTTAGAGTTTAAgacaaatttttcatttaaaaatataaaggttaAAATATACTTTAGCTCTCCTGTCCCACAAATGGTTTTAACATTGATCAACAACAGTCACTAATCCAGGCTAAAATCATGGAGTTTTATGTCACCAAACATTGCTACTCCTGAGTCATCGTCCCATTTGTCAATATCCCACACTCTCTATGCAATCAGAAAACGATTCCAACGACACTTACCAATCCTTCcccttaaataaatacacaaaagccTTGCTCTGATTGCTCTGTATTTATTCCTGATACACATGCTTCTGCTAGAGTGTTTTAGGTGCTGGCAATTCACAGGACTCCTTAGAAATGCTAGAAAGGTGCTCTTGTCTTTTGTTACAGGAGTGATGCTGTATTCTCAATCAGTCCCCTATGTTTCCGTATCATCTTTTGATGACCTTTGTGAGAGTTTGGGATCTTAATTCTAGTAAGAGTCACACACTGATGCATTTATACCTGAGCTCCAAGCAGGGCTTAAATGGGCTGCTGATGAAATAACCAGTGGAATGCATCTTTAAGACAGATTATTATCCTATCTGTAAAAGGAAATCATAGGCATGTATAAACAGAACTTATCCTTTACTGTTTGGATTacaaaatgtaattgttttcctCGTGAATGATCTCATGCCAAATGACTGAGctgccaacaacaacaacaacaaacagcatgtgtgtgtgtatgtgtgtgtgagagggaaaCCTTATATTGTAGTAATTTTCCACAAGAGAAACTTGGTTGCTTTATGTTTCACCATGTAGCAGCCAAAATAGCTTCAAACAGATTTCATCTACTAAAAGAAAGTTTGCTGGTTTGAGAATtattaatgaaagaataaaaccCAATCTTCaaggtaatttttcttttatttaaaatgttaactcaCAACGCATTATACAATGAAGTGAAGACCTTAGAATcacattaaaactttaaaaacatctcTATATAGTCACAATACATGAAACATGCTGCAGGGATACAGTTTTATACCAAATCTTAGTACATTTCCACCATGAAAACAGATGAAGCACAAGCCTGTCTGtgagtttcctttcctttagcAGTGGCTGATGTGACTGCttccaagaaacaaaaatgacttcTTTCTTTGAAGACTGTATTTCACTTTCATTGAACACTGTGCCTTGGTTGAGAAATTACCACTGGCTTCTATGTCTGAGGGAGTCCTATTAGAATTCTAACACACTTTCACAACACATATTGGCACGATATGAAAAACAGTTTTTTGAGTTTTCAACTCAAAACAAttgttattaaataattattcctCATAGTGCATGTCTCATTTTACCTTTCACTGGCCACTGACACAAATGAAGCTCAATAAATTACACATTAGCTGGTTTATTTACGTCTTCTTTCATAATCCTGCATCGCACGCCTTTCGTAAGCCACTGAGAACAAAGAGAACGTAGAGAGTTTTTTAAGAGGATTCACTGAGGTAAATAAACTTCAAGACATAGGGGAATTTATTAAAAACTCATAATGACTTTCCCCCCTCCACTGaagtatttctaggaattttatttgCATGTCCTCCAATCTTGCTTCAGTCTCCATCCTGACTGGAAGTGTTCTAACCACAGAATTCTTGGTTGTTCAGCTTATCTGCCATATACTTTGTGCCCCCAAAGCACATTCCCACAATCTGTTGCAGTGTTACCCTCCAACAACTTTCTTAATAGGGGCAGGCCCCTTGGTGATTTATAGAATGGATAATTCCTCAAGTACAGGAATAGAAACAGTAGCAGGATAAAAGCAAAATGTGAGACTTCTATTCTAGGACAGAGTCAACAAACTACAGGTCATGGGACAAATCCAGCCCACCACCTTTTCTTGAAAAtaacatcttggggtgcctgggtggctcagttggttaagtgtccaacttcagctcaggtcatgatctcacagcttgtgggtttgagccctgcattgggctctggactgacagctcggagcctagggcctgcctccgattctgtctccctcatcttctccctctgcccctccccgatttgcactctgtctctccctcaaaaataaataaacattaaaacagtttttttttaaataaagaaaagaatgtctTACTGGAACATGGCCACACCCATGTACTATGGCTACTTTAGTATTTTATTGACAGATAGGAGTAGTTGCTACGGAGACTGCACAGCTcacaaaatctgaaatatttgctatctgactctttacagaaaaagtttctgGATCCTTGTTATAGGAGTACCTAAGGCTGTGAGGGTCTCCTGTCTTGTGGATACCTTCCAGTGATGGACTGTCCTTGTTCACTGTCAGTAGGTAGGGCAATTGTGCCACCCACATACAACACAGTTTAACTTACCTCCTAGCAGCCTAATGGCCTGTGAAAGATTAATCAATGCTCCAAAGGTACTTAACATATGGCTAGCAAGTAATTTAAATACTCTatctggacttaaaaaaaaagccagaattatactatattacatattattattaaattatatgcaATTTCAAGGAGGTCTGCAGTTGTCAGAGAAGGAAAAGTCCATTTCTCATCCTGCTTTGTTTGTataaggagaaggaggaagaggagggcaaGCCCAAGTTCAGTTCCTGACAAGCTTCAGGTAACAGGATCTGACCCTCAGGGAAGTGAGGTGAAATAATGCAAACTAACCAAAGACTCATTAGTGTCAGCTGGAACATAATAGCCTCTTCCCcagaagcagaatttttttttacctggtcCTTGAACTCTCCACAACTATATGTTGTGTTCATAAGCTAATGTCAATTTATGTGTCAATTTTTGTGTTCATAAGCTAATGAGGCGTTCTCTACAAAGCAGGGCTCTAGATTTCTCAGATTTTCAGAGGGGTCTGTGACCACAAAAGGCTAAGAATCAGATGTCTGCAGAACACAATCACAACCTTGCCTCAGCTGGTCATATGAAAAGATCTGAGTGTAGGTtacatttttgcccatttttcccttttacaGTTTCTTAACTGAAATGGAGGAGTGAAGATTTAGTCATAAATTGATTCTGATTCATTCTAGTGATTCTATTTATCTGTAATTATATGATTACCCTACCTACATTTAAAAGCATTTGATCTGTGTAAATTGCGCAATATCTGTATTATTTGTAAAGTTAACCATGTTCTGATACCTGTATTAATTCTGGAAATAGATAGCTGGTGACTAATAGGATTATCAAGAAGACCACAGTTGTATAAGAGCTGGTGTACGTTTCTGCTACAAGTAAAGCCAGGGTGGTTTAAATTTACATTCCATTTCCAAAAGCTAGAGGATAGCATGTGGTAAGATAATTTCAAGCTTTTCATTAGGCACATTgttaacttctttaaaattttaacttgagCAGCCCCAAAATTACTGACACGGGTATATGAATGTCATATCCAGATTTGGAAGGTACGGAACCCATAGTAGGGATACATCACTTTCACATAaatttttcagataattatgCCAGCACTTCTTAGTTACAGATTTTCTAAAAACTTGCAATATTCTAAATGATTGAGTCATGCAGTTGCTTTCTAATTAATTACTTGATTAGTACTATAATTCTCTTTCCACTGAATGTAAAATAGTTTGAATAGCTTTCCTAAGGAACCTAATCATTATAAAAGCTGAATGTGCTTTACAAAAAAATCAGTCTCTATGAAAAGGATATAGGAATTACTTCACATTGAAAAATGGTATGGTGAGTGGGTTTTCAGATCTACGTATGAGGCCTTTTCACAGAAGACAAACTAAAGAGAGGCAAGGAAATATGCAGCctttatggtaagtgaaagacTTATCCAAGATTAAACTGGGTTAAGAGAACTGTGGCATCCCTTCACGCTCAGTTTTGCAGCCGGAAGGGATCGCAGCCCTGCAGGGTGGCTTGATCATGTTCCTTTTTGAAGGCACTGGGATGGACTATGTCATTCTCATACTCTCAAACATCCATCAGGATGTTTCGAGTTTGAGTCTTTACAACTTCATAAAGAGCAAGTGATCTGCATAAATGGAAATAGTGTTTTGTTTATGTTGTGCTGAAAGACTGCTGGATGTAATGTGTTCTAAGACTTTCAAATTACCTTGGTAGTAAGTGAAACCTGGTCTTATTTCACCACATACCCTTCCTCTCTTAGTTCAGTGAAGTTAAGTGTGGCTGATGTAACAAATATAAGGGGAAGAGTAGTAGACTAGCCCAAGGATTCAGGTTAAGTAAGGATTATGTGGGAAAGATGCTGGGAAGGCTGATGGTTTGAGAAAGATCGATGCATCCTGGGTGATACTAGCTTAATCAGCTACAAATCCATGCCTGGACTTATTTATtgcagttacatttttttcatcacaaatactcattttgaatttattatgcCTTTTTAGTACTTTGAAAATtaagctttagaaaaaaatatagatttaaGATATTGTCTATTTTCAGTCATGATTTTATACATACCAGAATTTAAAGCTCTTTTGCCCATTAGTCCAACAAAGGAATCTGTTTTATGCCCTGGAAAAATACATTTAGGGGTATTTCAATATGTAGATCTTTAAGGAAACCAACGGTTAAAACTTGTACCGAAGAAAAGCAAGCTTTTGAACATATGcctatataataaatacataaccaTTTCAAGTTTTGGGGAGACTGAAGAAATGATGATTCCTAATAAGTCTTACAAATGACATTAAACAATACAAACGAaagcatttttcttaattctatGTCTAAATATTAGCAAGTACACTTTATTCATATTACATTCTATCTGctcatatatgttttaaatattgttgCTATTTAAGCTAGCTTTGACTTTTAGGGGGTTAACTTCACAAACAGAAATATCCAAGTAGATGTCCTCGTGTCTCTGACTACATTGTTATTTCTCAGGAGCTGAACCTTAGTTGAGTAGATCCTTGCACCTGATGATTATAAACTTCTAGAAGGTCACTATTTCTATTttgttggattttaaaaaatactcctttTGGAAAAGTGTGTTTTCACACTAATAGagcacatttattttcattatatagaaTTTTGCTATATACAATTCCCTTCAAAGTCAAATCTTTACAATGTAAATAGgaataagatttattttcaaacataaagCTTTCGGGAAAGCTTACTATTTCAACTTTAGTGGCAAAAGGTCTCGTGGTTTAAACTGTATTATTTGAGAATAGGACCGCTGTTTAAACATGACCTCCTCTGCCAACCAGTGAACCCAAGTCCAAGTAGGAGATGTGAGTGGACCCTGGGGTAAGTGAGTAGGATTGAGGTGGACCCGGGGGGACTTCCTGTCAACTTGAGCTCTACTAACTGGAAAACTAAGATCTAATGAACGTCAAGTGCCACAAGTCTGCTATCTCCACTGCCCTATGAAATGTTTCCCTGAACTTTGATAGATCAATTATGGGATCAAAAAACTGCATTTCTAGCTCTCTTTACTATGGATTCTCTACTCGTTCACTCGATCCTCTCAATTGGCTGCTGGATGACACTAATACATGATGTCCTCAGGAGACCTAGCAGACTGAAATGTTAGGAGATGCctataaatgcttattgtttttgtttttgcagtggAGGTGGTAAGGGAtgggagagggtgtgtgtgaaAGGAGAGGACTCTGTTGTGGATTTTTACCCCTGGACTGAAATTCTTATCTAAAACTAACAATTTATAGGAGTTAAAggatttcttcttgtttttttgttttttttttgttttttgcagcttaaacaacaataaacatttattatctcagtttccaTGGATAAGGAATTCAGCAACAGGTTAGGTAGGAGTTAAAAGGATTTTTAACATAATGCATCATTTTGGTAAGTATCCAGGTCTAAAAAACAGCTTTGAACAAACCTATTCTGGATATAATTAATAGGAGTCTCCCCCCTTCTAATACCGTCTTCATTAAAAATACTAAGTCCTAAGTTATTACAgaagatataaaatgaaattcaatctAATTTACCTTTGCATTGGTAAATgtcaaaattattcaaaataattagaAACTTACTTTTATGAGAGATCTGGCCATGCCCTAGAAGAAAGAAAGGCCAAGTTAGCTGAGCAACAGATTTGTTTTAAAGacgctacatttttaaaagagaattataaaatgttgatttttaaaatacctaacATTTCCCATTCATGTACTATCCTGAGGAATATAGCAGACCCATAAATGCTAACCAAATTGTTAGTGATAAAAACAGAATAGCAACCAAAAATATTCCAAAGGGAGTATTTTTAAGGGCCTTCTATGGGCCAGATTTAAACCCAGAACTATTAGGCCCCTGAAGCCTAACAGTAACTGTTAGGCACACCACCTGTTTTCACATAAGAACCATATCTCGGGGCGGGACTACTATTTGACATTCAGAGATGGATACAAGTCTATAGTTTTATTAAACAGGTATGACCAAGAATCTATTTCAGCCCATAAAAGACTTTCTTCACTTTTCCTACGTGTGCATTCACATtagtaaaataaagatttatagaAATGTTTACCATAAAGAGCCTTTAACAGGGCCACTTGTTTTTCAATTGAGGAATCTGACAAAAGATGAATTGACATTAACTATTTGCACGTTCCACTGATGTGACAAATAAAAGGTAACAATATTTCTATCACGAGACATGAGGCACCTGAATCTAATCTAACCCCAATGGTCTAAAATGGGTTTCCACAGGCAGTTAGACCCCCTGGAGGCCCCGCGCCTTCCGCTTTGTCATTTTGGATCTTCAGTCAAGGCAGAGCTCAGCTAAGGCTGGTCCCCGTTCTTGATTTGGGTCACTCTAATTGTGTGAGGCACGCGCAAAcgatctctccctccctccgcggactggtgtgtgtgttggtgggtcAAGGCCAGAGTCGCTCCTCGGGGATATATCCATTTTAGGATGGAAACTTCTACCCAAAGAGCAAGAGAGACTGGGAGCTCTGAGAAGCGGCGACGGGGAGAGAGGGCGACtgctcagagagacagagagagggatggcTGCCCATCTCACCAGCATCCCGTTTGCCCATTAATCCGAAGAACTGCTGAGGCTTGGGTCTCCGGGCGATTCTCTGCAGAAGATGCTCAAAGGGCTCGGGCAGCTCCTCCTGGGGGCGGACGCACAGACAAACGAGCGTGTAGGCAACCAGCGCATGGCGCCGGGAAACCCGAGTCATTCCAGTGGTGCGCGCCAGCCTTAGGAGAAGCTCGGCTGCGGGCACCACCGCCGCCAGTGCCCGGAAGCTCGCCCCACAGGGAGGCGAGAGGAGGCCCGGCTTCCCCGCGCCGGGGCGGAATGGGGTCCTAGCCAGGGAGCTCCCTTCCTACACCCCTCCCGGCGGAACTCGGTTCTAGCCGCgcctccaccccccagccccgcccccgaTGGTTAGCGGGCGGCGCGGCATCCCGGAGCTCTGCACGCTTTCCGCTTTTTGCTCCTAGCTTGGAGACCCCCCGCCCATCTGTCGCGCAGCCACCTGACTTTCTCTGGACTCTGGCGCGGGCTTTGGAGACGCCTGACCGCCCTAAACGCACACAGGTGTGTGTCGGGAGCGGGGAGGGAATGACAACGCTTTACTGGAGACCTGCACCGCGAGACTTTTACTGTTCCCTCGAGGCGCGCCCCCTTGCAGGAATAGCTTGCGAGCCCAGTAAAGGAAAACTTGCGGCTCCGTCCTCGGGTCAGCAAAATAAAAGTCAAGGCTGGAAGCTAccttcccacccaccccgcccTTCGAAGCCCCCAGCAACTTGCCCTTTGCCCCTGCTTCTACCAGCGTTGGGCGCGCCCCCTTCTGCTGCTGCCCAGCCGTTTCCAAACGCCCGGTCCCTGCAGCTAGACTGGAGTCCCCGAAATCTCCGGTACCCCAGGATGAAACCTTGTAAGGTTTTCAGCCTTATgaggaccccccctccccccgggagTTCCCGAGACCCGACGGCGCAGACCCCGGGAGGAAACTTGGGATCCTGGGCACAAAAATCTCGTGCGGGCCCCAGGGAATGGCGTTCCtttacacccccacccccccttccccgcgCGCCTCCACCGCCTCTGGTCGCGGTCACGGTGTCTTCCAGGCTAACTAGAATGTTATCGCAGGGGAAGTGATGGCCCCCTAGGCCTGGAAAAACGGCGCGCGCCGGCTGGAGACCCGTTCTCACCTTGATCTGGTCGCTGTCGGACCAGTCGGACCAATAATTCAGATCATCGTTATCTCCGATTTCTTCTGCGAACAGTTGAGTGGAGATGAGAAAAAAGACGGCCAAGGCCACGAGGATTTTCATGTTGGATTTCTGGGAATTGTGGGgaagaaaaaatgtacatattggGGATGGTTATCCAAGAGTTTGGGCAGCATAATTTCTGGTCTCACAGCCAAATCAGGGCCGATTGAACCGAGGGATAAAAAGCCTAAAGGATACCTTGTACGCCTTAGGAAAGATAATCATGCCCCAAAGCTTCTCAAATCCCCTTCTCCCTGGAACCCGACTCCTTCCGCCCCAGACCCACCGATCCATAGCTTCAagccagcaggctctgcaggTGGGTAACAATGAGGGGCTTTGGCGTTTGGGATACCCGTCGCCCCGCTGTCCCCCCGCAGTCCTCCCATTGTCCCTAGCTCCAGCGGCCCATCCAGCGTGGCCAGCCGCCACCTCGGAGCGATGCGCGGCGCGGGCACTTACTGCGGCGGGCAGGCCCGAAGGATTCCTCTGGCTGCTCTGAGCGCACGCGGGGCGCTCTGCGCTCTCGGTCTCcgaggtggtggtggaggcagCGGCGCGCTCTTTTGCCCGCTCGGTGCCGCGCGGTATTTATCTGAGCCCCGACGAGCCCCGAGGCCCACGTGACACGCTCCCCACGCGACTTTCTGCTCAATATTTAATTAACCGCCTCCTCTCCTTTCGCTTGCGTCTGATTGAGAGTTTCCGAGACGGTAACCCGTCGGTGCCCATAACATCTGGACCCAATTGGGTTCGAAATGACGCAACTTTGGGAAAATCGAGATCTCGCCATCCAATCCCGAGCGGCCCGTCTTCTTCCGTCTGCAGAGCTGacgccccctcccctctcctt encodes the following:
- the TAC1 gene encoding protachykinin-1 isoform X3, with product MKILVALAVFFLISTQLFAEEIGDNDDLNYWSDWSDSDQIKEELPEPFEHLLQRIARRPKPQQFFGLMGKRDADSSIEKQVALLKALYGHGQISHKMAYERRAMQDYERRRK
- the TAC1 gene encoding protachykinin-1 isoform X4; protein product: MKILVALAVFFLISTQLFAEEIGDNDDLNYWSDWSDSDQIKEELPEPFEHLLQRIARRPKPQQFFGLMGKRDAGHGQISHKMAYERRAMQDYERRRK
- the TAC1 gene encoding protachykinin-1 isoform X1 encodes the protein MKILVALAVFFLISTQLFAEEIGDNDDLNYWSDWSDSDQIKEELPEPFEHLLQRIARRPKPQQFFGLMGKRDADSSIEKQVALLKALYGHGQISHKRHKTDSFVGLMGKRALNSVAYERRAMQDYERRRK
- the TAC1 gene encoding protachykinin-1 isoform X2, with the protein product MKILVALAVFFLISTQLFAEEIGDNDDLNYWSDWSDSDQIKEELPEPFEHLLQRIARRPKPQQFFGLMGKRDAGHGQISHKRHKTDSFVGLMGKRALNSVAYERRAMQDYERRRK